In one window of Hallerella porci DNA:
- a CDS encoding L-threonylcarbamoyladenylate synthase produces MRLEVHPLNPQARFVKQAADILDKDGLVLYPTESGYAIGCSAESSRAIHRLYQLKKPMKKFVMAIILPDIRKASEYAHVSNFAFQIMKHRVPGPYTFILPADPSIARKLDVKRPEVGFRMPEHPFFKELFRIYDKPILSTAAKISDDEVFTEPDDLWKLFEHKVDMMIDCGPIEIKPTNIISLVGDSIEIIRGDLLPEE; encoded by the coding sequence ATGCGTTTAGAAGTTCATCCCTTAAATCCGCAGGCTCGTTTCGTCAAACAAGCCGCCGACATTTTAGACAAAGACGGTCTCGTTTTATACCCGACGGAATCGGGCTATGCCATCGGATGTTCCGCCGAATCTTCGCGGGCAATTCATCGCTTGTATCAGTTGAAAAAGCCGATGAAAAAATTTGTGATGGCGATTATTTTGCCCGATATTCGGAAAGCTTCGGAATACGCTCACGTGAGCAATTTCGCTTTTCAAATTATGAAGCATCGCGTGCCAGGGCCTTATACATTTATTCTCCCCGCAGATCCTTCCATCGCTCGCAAGCTCGATGTCAAACGTCCCGAAGTCGGCTTCCGGATGCCCGAGCATCCTTTTTTCAAAGAACTTTTCCGCATTTACGACAAACCGATTTTGAGCACAGCGGCAAAAATTTCGGACGATGAAGTTTTCACCGAGCCCGATGATTTGTGGAAACTTTTCGAACATAAAGTCGATATGATGATCGACTGCGGACCGATTGAAATTAAGCCGACAAATATCATCAGCCTCGTCGGCGATTCCATTGAAATTATCCGTGG
- a CDS encoding YraN family protein — MIDAGKSANKKKGRFAELQATAFLCRKNCRILARNYRYLNGELDIVAQAPDGTILFVEVKSVWKSDKGTPASRVNSKKQFQVWKTAVHFLHFHGGLDQKSRFDVVCVDMSQGTPKLTHYEDAFVANQVIPRC; from the coding sequence ATGATCGACGCAGGGAAAAGTGCGAATAAAAAGAAAGGACGCTTCGCCGAATTGCAAGCGACCGCATTTCTTTGCCGAAAAAATTGTCGCATTCTCGCCCGCAATTATCGCTATCTCAACGGCGAATTAGATATCGTCGCCCAAGCGCCCGACGGCACCATTCTTTTTGTCGAAGTAAAATCCGTTTGGAAATCCGACAAAGGGACGCCCGCAAGCCGCGTCAATTCCAAAAAGCAATTTCAAGTTTGGAAAACCGCAGTGCACTTTTTGCATTTTCACGGAGGCCTCGATCAGAAATCGCGATTTGATGTCGTCTGCGTGGACATGAGTCAAGGAACGCCGAAACTCACGCATTACGAAGACGCCTTCGTCGCAAACCAAGTCATTCCGCGTTGCTAA
- a CDS encoding serine/threonine-protein kinase gives MTAEKFPRPFNENYELLGVLGKGGMGYVYKALQKNLKREVALKVLDASSDKESIERFYMEAQAMKELDHQNLVQVFDFGRQGNQLFISMTYVRGSTLSELLEHRRRLDFDAIEIITKQVARGLLYAHSKGIVHRDVKPSNIMITHDNRVYLMDFGISHIQSAERLTLTGMTMGTPEYMSPEQCHGDEVTIGSDIYSLGVILFEMTCGRLPFTGSKPIEIAMKHVQEEPPNPENFRPDMPKGLAKLILKCLKKNVSDRFKNMQEFLDALDIVFAPLHPGEQHHGHDTMSIRKLIKNRPLISNKVTDNVRKFTNKHVLLFAIALFPLLILLILAFLLTYKPPKTLQEVSSVDIRAAYEEKNVEGDGDYEPSNLFDKNLRSAWLLPLQENSRSPIFILDFSSPTIITQIGFASGFQKSVDDEFGDRFLVFNKPKTLSLLTREGFRQTIQLEDIKGVQYPQIKAMETTEIQVFLDEAYVTDPSKDLAISEIRILGLLAQ, from the coding sequence ATGACAGCAGAAAAATTTCCAAGACCGTTCAACGAAAACTATGAACTTCTCGGCGTCCTCGGCAAAGGCGGTATGGGCTACGTTTACAAAGCCCTGCAAAAAAATTTAAAACGCGAAGTCGCTTTAAAAGTTCTCGACGCTTCTTCGGACAAAGAATCGATTGAAAGATTCTACATGGAAGCGCAAGCGATGAAGGAATTGGACCACCAAAATTTGGTGCAAGTTTTTGACTTCGGTCGTCAAGGAAATCAGCTTTTCATTTCGATGACATACGTCCGCGGCAGTACGCTTTCAGAACTTTTGGAGCACCGCCGCCGTTTAGATTTTGATGCGATTGAAATCATTACGAAGCAAGTTGCCCGCGGGCTTTTATATGCACACAGCAAAGGAATTGTGCACCGCGATGTGAAACCTTCGAACATCATGATTACGCACGATAACCGCGTGTATTTGATGGACTTCGGCATTTCGCACATTCAATCTGCGGAACGTCTGACTCTCACCGGCATGACGATGGGCACTCCCGAATATATGTCGCCCGAACAATGTCACGGCGACGAAGTTACCATCGGCTCGGACATTTACAGTTTAGGCGTCATCTTATTTGAAATGACTTGCGGACGCCTTCCCTTCACCGGTTCCAAGCCCATCGAAATTGCGATGAAGCACGTTCAAGAAGAACCGCCAAATCCCGAAAATTTCCGTCCCGATATGCCGAAGGGTTTAGCGAAGCTCATCTTAAAATGCTTGAAGAAAAATGTTTCGGATCGCTTCAAAAATATGCAAGAATTTTTGGATGCGCTCGACATTGTTTTTGCGCCGTTACATCCGGGTGAACAGCATCACGGACACGATACGATGAGCATTCGTAAACTCATCAAAAATCGTCCGCTGATTTCCAATAAAGTCACGGACAATGTGCGAAAATTTACCAACAAGCATGTGCTGCTTTTTGCGATTGCCCTTTTCCCGCTTTTAATCCTTTTAATTTTAGCGTTTCTCTTAACTTATAAACCGCCCAAAACTTTGCAAGAAGTTTCAAGCGTTGATATTCGCGCCGCCTACGAAGAAAAAAATGTCGAAGGCGATGGCGATTATGAACCGTCCAATTTATTCGATAAAAATTTGCGCAGCGCATGGCTTCTTCCGTTACAAGAAAATTCGCGTTCTCCCATTTTCATTCTCGATTTTAGTTCGCCGACAATCATTACACAAATCGGATTCGCTTCGGGTTTTCAAAAATCCGTTGACGATGAATTTGGCGATCGCTTTTTAGTTTTTAATAAACCGAAAACTCTTTCGCTTTTAACCCGCGAAGGATTTCGTCAAACGATTCAGCTCGAAGACATTAAAGGCGTTCAGTATCCGCAAATCAAAGCGATGGAAACGACCGAGATTCAAGTCTTTTTAGATGAAGCTTACGTTACCGATCCATCGAAAGATTTAGCGATTTCTGAAATCCGTATTCTCGGGCTTTTAGCGCAATGA